In the genome of Williamwhitmania sp., the window TATTAGCAGTACGTAGCATCTCTCCACTTGGGTGCAAATAGATTGTTCCGTCAGTAAAAACTCCATCCACATCAAAGGCAAAAGCCCTTACGCCTTTCAGTTCATTTTTAAAAAAATTACTCATGAGAAGTTATATCGTTATCCGTTTTATTTTCTGCTTTCTTAAGGGCAATCAGCTCACTAAATAGAGCATAGAGGCGCTGAAGCTGGGGCATTGAATGGAGCAACTCTTGGTGCTTCTCTAAAACAACCACATCGTTCCGCACAGCCGGACCGGTCTGTGCCTTTTCCGGAGATAGTTCAAAGGCCTTGCTTACCGTTTCAAGAATTAGTGGGTGAAGAATCTCCATTGAAAAACCTTGCCTCTGAAGAAATTCGCCACTCTTTCCAATTAAAAAGTTAGTGAAATTATTTCCTATCACTCCAGCCAAATGAACTAAAAGTCTTTGTTCTGAAGTGATTGAATGAACCTGATTCGTTACAGCACTTGCAAGTGCGGTGACAAGGGCAAGCGTATGACCATTGCTTGCTTCTATAAAGACGGCAACATTTGAAAGGTCCACCACCCTTCCTCGTGTAAAGGTTTGAAAAGGATAGAAGATAGCTGCATTCCCGTGCAGATTGAGAGCGGTAATGGAGACAGACCCAGAAGAATGAACTACCGTAGCACTATCGGGCAGCTGCAGGGCTAGCTCTTCTGCAACTCTACCAATTGCTCTGTCGGGAACAGCAATGAAGAAGATATCAGCACCTAGGTCAACTTGAGCAATAGAGGAGGCGTAAGTGCAACCTAGCTCATTAGCCAGAATAAGACCACTGGCAGGTGTAGGGCTTATAATCTGCCGAATAGAAAGCCCTGCATGCGCTAGGGCATGGCTTACACTCCAAGCCAGACCTCCTGCTCCAATGAAAACAGCACTAAGTTTATTGAGACCTTTTGACATAAAAATTCCCTAAACTGGTTGTAAATTTAGGGAATTTGAAGTTGTATTCCAATTGCAACGTTTACTTCGTCTTAGCCGGTCGACTTTTTATGAGTTCAGCACAACGTTCATAGTTTTCAAGTTGCGTGTAATGCTCTATTAAGTCATTATAAAATCCGTCATCTTCCCAAAAAAGATGACGGTCATTATAAACAAGTTTGCCGTTAATGGTGTAATCAAAAAACACCTTCCGATCATATTCTAGGCTAGCCTTAAAAGAGTTCTCATCATCTTCATCGTCCTCAACTTCAAAGGATGCCTCTGTTTGCTCTACAATTTCGTCCTCTAGCTCTTCAAAATAATCAGCGCTAGCACCGTCACTCTCACCAGCGGAGTATTTGAGATTTTCCTTCAATTCACCAAATTTTCGAAGATAGTTAAGAATCCCCAGTTCAATAGATAGTGCGTCCTTATTCTCATCAAGCATCTGCCGGTTATGAGTAAAGAATACCTCGAGCGACTTTGTTCGCTCCTGAGAAACTGGTTGTTTTAAAAGTTTGCGAATTTCTTTTTCATTCTCTCGAATAGCATTGAGATTTGTCCCAACCCGTTCTTTCAAGAAATTCACCACCTCAATCATCTTCTCTTTCATGGCTATCCCTTCATTTCAGTGACCAATTACACTACAATATACAACTGAAACGATAAAATGTTGGCATATTATTGACCAACAACTTGCTATCGATGGTAAAATATAAAAAAAGCCCGGTATTTCCGGGCTTAATGTTACTCATTCATTTTAAAATGTCCAAGATCTTTTAGTTCAAAATCTGCAATGTAAACTGCCCGCTCTCTATTTTGGGCTTTTGCCTTACGAATAAAAATTTCAGCAGAGGGTAGATATTCTTCATTTCGGGCCGAGTCATGAAGCAAGAGATACCCAATAACGATATTTCCAGCCATCTCTACCATTCTTCGAGCATGAAAGTCGATATATTCGGAATCGTTAATTTCAATAACAGAGGTAACGGTCTTCTGATATTCTTCTGCCATTTCCATAAGCATGCGTCGTAGGTGCTCCCGATCAGGAGCAACGTCAACCTGAGCATAAGCGTTCATCTGGTTGAAGAAAACACCAGTTGTAACTCCCTTTATAGCAGCAACAACCTGAAGTTGTGAGGTTCCTTCATATATGGTGGTAATGCGGGCATCACGGTAAATTCGTTCGATTGGGAAATCC includes:
- a CDS encoding DUF2520 domain-containing protein, with the protein product MSKGLNKLSAVFIGAGGLAWSVSHALAHAGLSIRQIISPTPASGLILANELGCTYASSIAQVDLGADIFFIAVPDRAIGRVAEELALQLPDSATVVHSSGSVSITALNLHGNAAIFYPFQTFTRGRVVDLSNVAVFIEASNGHTLALVTALASAVTNQVHSITSEQRLLVHLAGVIGNNFTNFLIGKSGEFLQRQGFSMEILHPLILETVSKAFELSPEKAQTGPAVRNDVVVLEKHQELLHSMPQLQRLYALFSELIALKKAENKTDNDITSHE